The Pyrus communis chromosome 14, drPyrComm1.1, whole genome shotgun sequence sequence CAATGAATGAACACGATTGCATGATTTTTAGAAAaaagatccggcgaggatccttttccgtgGGCGAAGATACTTGGGTTGGGAGGTTTATCCTTATCCAAATGACCGAATTTGTGTTCAGATCTTGGATCGTCGTTTTGGCACCTTTTCGGTTGTCCAAGTGATTAAGGTCCAATTGTATAGGTCGTATGTGGATGTCTCAAAGCTAATTCATGTGGTGAAATTTGATCATGAAGTGGTGTCGGTAACCCAACATATTTAAGTTGTAAATTTTGCTTGACTTTCGTTTAAAAGTTGAATGTGAGGTTCACACGAGCTATATAAGTAGGtgaaatgatatattttatcAAGTATCAGAATATTCTGTTCAAATTTTGGAGCGAAACTTTGTCAGAAATTTGATTCTGATTAAAATTGTACATAACACTCACAAACATGAACAACATAAGTAGGTGAAATGAAATATTTCATAATCAATCGGAACATTAtgtcaaaaatttcattttgattaaaattagtGATAGATCTGCTTATAAAAATTGATGTTATGCATTTTAACGTTTTCGTGGAGTTACAAATTATTGGTTGACAACGTAAGGAAGTGTATCATTCTTAAGACATCCATATGACCAAAAGATGACGTGTGCTATGACACCAATATTCAATTTCGACATGTGGCTGTCATGGGTTACTACTTACCACGCCTTGCCGCCAACTTACTTTCGTTTTtgtgaaggaaaaagaaaatagaaaaatagagTGCAGGATGATGGGGTGGTAGAAGGCATTGTGGTTGGGTGGGCAACAAGATCTGGACCCTTTGATTCGTTGACTTAAACTATCTTCTCACGGTCTTGCTGTTGCTCCTCCATTGgatattaaatattaaactaCTAATACTTTATTTTTGGTGAGGGTGGGCGGGTCATCAAGTACATCTATCTTTACCTATTAACCATTTTCTAAATGCTGTAGTAGATTCTAAAGAGATCCCACATCCTCGTGAATTTATCTTGAATCAAGATCTTTTGGCTTAATTTTATCCCAGGTTTGCTAAGGGAGCAACCCCATTTTTAACCTTTAATTGGTCAAAATATGCGGAATTTCTTACTTTTCGTGGAGGATTAGATTCCATAACTGGGGATCTATGGCTAACCGATATTGCACACCATCATTTAGCTATTGCAATTCTTTTCCTAATAGCGGGTCACATGTATAGGACCAACTGGGCATTGGTCATGTTATAAAAGAGATTTTAGAGGCTCATAAAGATCCATTTACAGGCCAGGGCCATAAAGGCCTATATGAGGGGAAAAAGATAGGAATCATAGTATTCCTGTGATcttatccgttcatcgtacatcgtgcggttaaaaattattttaaaattaaatataaatagtacttaacgaaaattaaccgcacaatatacaatgaatgaatgagaTCACAAAATTCCTAGAAAAATGATCCTATCCTTTTCCATGTAGAGGCACAACAACTTTTAGTTGGTGGACCTGCTTGTGGTGACGTGGCGGGAAAGGGTAGGTCCACGTTGGCGGGAGAGCTTTGGACGGCGCCAAGGGAGGGAGATGCTTGTGGGTGGCTGTTTTTTTTTGGCAAGTGAGAAAAGAAGATGAGTGAGGAGTCTAGCGACGACGTGTCGTTGTTGCAATccatgtaaaataaaatattttggaTTAAAATAATGTGAAATTGATTGTGGTGAGTGACAAATTGGCATCAAAACCAGCTATCCGTATCAAATCGGATCTTgtgaagaggatgaggagaagGGAACCCATAACATGAaatatcaaacaaattttgtggCTTCTGGCACTTTCACATGTTTTCTCTTCCTAACTAGTTGGCAAAAGCAGTTTGGGACTATTATATCtattaaaaattaaggaaaaatgGCTTGTTGACATTAAAGTTCGTATCGAACGAAACTAAGATTGCAGCAATCAGTTTCGCTTCTTTCTGTGTAAGTAGGATCGATCCATCATAACAATGTTACTTTTCTCTCTTCAAAGAGTTTTATAAGTTGAAAGTTTGCAATTCAATTGATTAACAACATTTTTCTCATGTAAATAAGTTAGATCATCTCTTCTTCTTTCATTATCGGTTTTTAGATTTATTCGCGATTCAAATTTTGCAACACGTGTTTTGTTTTAACCGACACGTCGTCATTCATCCTCGacatgaaaaatattgttagtTAACGATGATTTATATCTCTGACTATATGTAagattctctctctcactgCATATGAAAGGAGAGCATGAGGGCCAAAATAGTAGGAAAGAATAAAGAACTTAGAAATTGACAGGTATAGGGAAGCTTCAAAAACCAAGTAATGGAACAACGAAGAAGTCTGCGTACGGAGTTGGGTGTTAACTTTTCTTTGGGAATTTAGATTAACTTAATGATGAAGAGATGCAACAAGGAGCAAGAAATTTCGAGAGCCATCTTTTTTTGTGTCACATGTGACATGTCAAAAGCTAATATCATTAAGTTAATCTCCTCTTACATTTAGGTTTATGGGTTTTCGGCCACGTGTTCTAGACCAAAGTTTGGTTCAATGTAAAAGTTGGTACAAGCTTTTAAGCAAAGGAGAAGGAGGTGTCCCTAATTGTAAGGACAATTAAAAGCAGGAAAAATTGGATTAGAAAGGCTAACGTGCATGGTATCTACTTAATTGTCTCGTAAAAAAGTTTGTCACTCGGATCAGCAAACTAAGTAGGTaaaattaagttttatatttttcatttataacatCAACTTTCATGGTTTTAACATTTAATTTTGGCGTGTTGCTAGATAGACTATATTTTTAGGTCATTTTTTGTAAACTACATAGTATGGCGGCCGATAGTTAGACTTCTTCTTTAGATGATTAAAAATGATCCAAAACATCAACCGTcatttcatttgatttacaaaagattttctaaaaatttggtcttcTTAGAATTTTCAATAGTTTTATCATCTTCGTCCACATGGAATATTGTACTAATAAAAAGACGTGAAGCTCGATTTGACTGTTCATGGAACTATAGATAACATTTGTCTATTTTGAAAGAGTatacaaaatttgcaaactcaATTGGCTATACCACTAGAGTTAATTTTTATCTGCGAAATAGATTTGCCTACTGAACTGCCTATAACACTATAGAAGCTTTAAAAAGGCAAAGCAAACACCAAAAGATTGGGTAAGAACGTACAGGTAAGTAGATAAACTTCAATTTTTGGGAGATATCTTAAAGGGAAAGATAAACATGCCTGAGAGAATGACATTGTCCTTTTCGCTTAATGATATAGTGTAAAATTTCTCGAAAGTGTCCAACCAAAACCATATATGCACCTCATTGTACATTGAATTGGAATATTAACCTATGGCTTTCTTTtatataaaggaaaactaataaaaatgacttgaaaactttgaattttaacgataagaataaaataaagagtaaaatgaatagtactatgattaactttttagtgtaaaaatgtaatttttcgttaaagagaacagtaccggaagcttttcgttaaagttccctttataTAAATGTTTTAAACAAAACCCTTTATTTGCTTAGTTATTAATTAAAGGTCATTCTctgaaaaatcaaatcaaattgatGATCGTTAGTAGTTCATGTGTTGGAAAAAACAACAGTTTTAATAACAATTAAGATTAGCATGATAGACTGTACATTAAATACCAAACAATTTTCGATTTGATTGATTGTTTTTTTCACATACGATCTTCATTGATACCTAGCAAAGAAGGAATAATTTTGATTGTGGCATGTGTATGGTAAAAACTCGTTAATTATGACATGGTACACGAGGAGATACACGTCAGAAGTGCACCTAAGTAAtgttttacaagaaaaaaatagGGGTAAATTGTAAGATAATAAGCGTTTTCTACACCCTCGTTATCCTTCAGTAGTGTGGCTCCGTCATTGTAGAATTATAGAAcgtatttaataaaattaattgtcGAAAAGCTAAAAAACTCCAATTACCTTTGAAACCATAGTTTGTTAAACTTAAGTATTCTACAACtcgaacacattttttttcttataactaCACGACATTTcgattttacaatttttggaacaaaaaaaaaagtcagtaACTTTGAATGCTCATATCTATTTGGTCTGCGACAAATCTTATTCAAAGAAACATGCTCCGGTAGAACGGTATCTATGTGTTAGCCCTCGCTATTACTCAAACGAAAATGAAATGTATGCTTGTGTATTCGCCCATAGGTTAAAACCTCGGATGCAAAATaaattcattttctttatgTACCCACTTATGAGAATCATGAATTCCAGGTGGATCATTTATGATGAAGATGATAAACTTCAAGATAATGATTCTGAGTTAGATGGGTTTCGTATAGAAGGTGTCCCCTTCGTTCCACCTAAAGGAAAGCACCCATGTGAACGGCCCAGACCCTTGTAGGTattatttagaattttaaaCTTTATTGTTTAAGATTATACAGTCTAGCTATTGTAGCTGGAAGtgttaaatattaattatagtCTATGATTAATTATATAATTGTAATCAGAAAAACATgggtttcttttttaaattgttgattGAGTGGTTTATTAGTTGATATACTAGGTTTAGTTTAAGTTTGTTCTGACGGTTCGAACCTATGTCGTAGAAGATGAAGACAAAAGAACAAACGTTGATCGGAGGGCCGACAATCCAACATGGATGGAGCCAAAAACGGTTCCATCTTTTGCAGATGACAGGCAATCCTcaactcttcctcttctttggtCATTTGATAATGTCGTCTTTACATTTGTGTGGACTGAACTTGACACCCTCCACAACTAAATAGAAACCGAATGCTGCTAGAGTTGTGTCACAACATTCCTCAAAGATCCAAATAAACGTTTTAAAGACATGAACTAAATATTATAGGCTTAATTATACTTATGCCCCCTTAACTATATCTCGTGTCTGATTTTgttattcaaaattcaaataaactCAGTTTGTGTGGTTCGTAAGGCGAGACATTTTGTTAATTATAAAACTTTTTTCATTGGAATTGATGATATGACACATTCACAAAGGGTATTTTCTTCATTACCACAACATAGATAGTATGAACCAATTAATGAACCAAAGTAAGTCAATTTCATATTCAGTTGAAAAGTATGAGACAGGTTATAGTTCAGATATCATCGAAATATAACTAAGCCTTAATTATGTGAGATTATGTGAGTGGTGAGTACTTAGAGTTCATGCATTAGTTTCCTTTCTAGATCTGAAGCAAGTACATGACATGATCTGGCTGCACAAGAGCCATATACAACTCATGTAATTAGGCGTTGGTGGAATTTGATTGATAAATTAGACATGATGTTTGGTACAACAACATAACATGGTGATAAGTACCAGTGACAGTAGTACTGAAAAGTCCAAGGGCAGCCAACCTGGGATTTTTCTAGGAGGGGGTACACCATAAATGATTGAGAACATGCGATGTGGGTGGACTCAAAGCCATTTGGTCGGATTCATATGCTGTTGTTATCACAGAGATCCACTCCAGAGTCCTAGTGTTCAAAGTACAAAGATTTGACAATCCGGACTACTTAAATTGAATCTGACAGTCCTCATTAACTCATTATGCTAGTCCACCTTATACAAACCAAGGGCTCCTATCTCTTTTTCACACAAACCAAATACCTGGATTTCATGGTCCCTAGGCTCCGGACGGTAAAGTTCGGGGAGTttcaaatttcttattttttaggTCAGTTTTTGGGCAAAGGGGGTCCTATTGACAACGGatcatgtttgtttgtgtgttcCTCGTGTTATCTCATTGGTTTATTTGGTTGTTAGTTATCTGATTAAGATAAGTATGCAAAGATATTATGCAGCGTGCCAAATCTTCGAATGCCAACCACAAAATTTAACATGGGGGCAGAGTAGTAGGCAGGAAGGTGGATCGTCATGTACATCTCATCTTATGTTTTTATGAAAGAGTTGGCAGatgaatttatttttagtagttaaattTTATTGCGTGACATACCTGTGTACTGTTTGTTCAAATAAAATGGTAACGTCCGACTGATTGGAAGCATTTCATCTTGATGACTGTCTCTCTAACacaagtgaatagtaccatgattgactttttagtgttaaaatatggtttttcgttaaagtgaacagtatcgagaGCTTTTggttaaagttccctaaaatCTATGATGTGATTACTTATAAGTACATTAGTGCAACAGTCCTACCTATATGATTGAAAAATGATTCCATGAACTTGAACCTATCTTACTTTGGATCGCAAGTCCTAAATTTATAAATGAATAGACATTTATAGAAGGAGTCCACATCCATTAGAAAAATAATGACAAAATGCGGTACAGATAACATTATTCAAATGTAATACTATACAATGAAGATTTGAAGTatataatgaaaaattaaaaaaaataataattagacAAGGTGCATGGAAAGGTGTTGCTCACGGAGTCGGACAAGGTGTTTGGGATTGGGCAGGTTTGGTTGAGGTGGTGTCCTAAGTGAAGAAGGACTTACATAAAACGGATTCATCGCCACATAAAATAATGCATTATTATATTTAAGTTTTTCTCCACATGATAAATGCACGATTGGACCACAACGCTACTATGACAATGAGCGTGTTCCATATAAACTGCCctcgtttattttattttatttttaagtttgtctAAGTTGACCCCTCGTTTAAGAGGGTGGTTGAGAGGGTGCTACGGTATGCTACTAAGAGATTAGAAAGATTAGGAAGGTGGGGAAGGGGGGTGGAACAAGAGGGGAGGGTGGTGGTTGGAGGTGGCGGGTTGAGTGGACTTGGCGTGGTTTGGGTGCTAAGTGTAGTTTAGGTCCATTAGGGAGAAGACTGAGTGGGGGCTTGAGTAGGCAAGTGTTAAAAGAGTCGGATTTGGTTTTTCCTAAATGTAGGTACACTCTAGAAAATTTACTAAGACGATCATTTAGAAATTTCAAATCAACTATTGACGATACAGGTGATTTTCTAGTTAAAAGCTTTGAGACGACGTGTGCTATTTAGCTGTAGTTAGGGATGGATTGAAATGCCCTTAACCTTTCCGGCCCAACTAGAGCTTAGTCCAACCCTTCGAGTTGTGGGTTACCACATGCTTTGACAaaacaacaaccaaaaaaaaatctaaacacaaaacaaaatctaAACACATCCGAAATCTTCCACAAGACAAAATCTAAACACAGACAAAATCTTAAGCACAACGGTTCAAAATTGTACaccaaattttgattttaacCGTTGTACCGAATCAACGGGGAGAGGAGGTCAGAGAGCAACAAAAGTTTGTAACATTCTAATGTGCAAGTCATATTATTCTAAAAGAATGAATTAATCAACATCTTGAACTAAGTCAAGTTATACAAAGAATTAAAGAATAAGGCTGCAACAATTATACAAATCAATGACTACGTGCCATCCATCTTCTATTGGTGTTAAACAAATTGCAGATAAAATGGTTAAATAATTTAGCATAGATATGGCTACTCTGAAGTCCAAACACTTTGATCATTCTAACGTACCAACTCTTGTTAAGCTGAAAACCATAAGTAGGGTCTCAATTGGACTACCATCACGCTAATATCATCGAAGGAGCCTCGTGATGTAGATAGTTCTATCAGCTTTTTGCAAGCCACCAACGGCTGCCCGTCAGTGCCTAAGCATGAAGGACGTACGATATCCACTGCTTCTTGGTTGCTAACCTGGAACAAAGGAATAAAATCCAATTTAGTTGATATGGAACTAATTGATCTTAATAGTATGTATGGAACTCTATTGATTTAAATGCAAAATTATGATAACGGGATTACTAAATACCTTATCCCATAATCCGTCTGAGGCCATAATTAGGAACTCGTGTTCGGGTTTGATTCTGAGCACTTTGGTCTCTGGCTCTGGAGTTACATATTGTTTAAGGTGCCTATCGCCAATTCCTCTCGATACAGCTAGAGATCCCTGAATTCTCCAAACACCATGGCATAAATCGACATATCCACcctacaaaaagaaattcattACAACCATCAATCACAATCCGAATAAGGTTTAACTTGAATCTGAAGTAACCTCAATGTATAACATTTTGGACAAAAGAAACATAGTGCTTACCAAGTTATCAATTCTGGCTTTCTCGTCTTCCCTTGACGGCCGATGATCAGATGTGAGTGCTTCGGCAGCGCCTCCACTGCTCAAGACAGCACGGCAATCGCCAGCATTGGACACAACAAGGTTACCGTTCGTGATCAAAGCAGTCACACAGCATGATCCACCACGGAAATCCTCTTTGAGAAAATCAGAGTCCGTATTCAGATAACCATGCTTGACTGCTTCCTCAATTTCATCACCACCCCTCCTCGCAACTTCATCTAAAATGTTCTTTGACAAGTTCTCTGCTGCAAACTCAGCAGCTTTTGCACCTCCATGCCCATCAAATATACCGAAAATCGCCTGCAGAAACAAAGCTTCAGCATATCGAATTCCAATTCTCAGGCCGCTAATTCGTCTAACTAAAATCAATAAAGTCCTGAAACCTGAAGCACGATTGTGCTGTAATAGATCAAAATATTCTATATTTTCCTCAAATTCCTAACCTAGAATATAAATTCCAACATCTCAGAAAAAGGGTTTTAAAATTTCCATCAATTCAGACCCTATAACAACTAAAACATAcaacataaattaaaaattaactaaattggtTATGGTTCATATAAAAACCCCACTTTGATTTCTCACAATTCTACATAAAGCTTtcaaatttcccaaaattcTACATAGAGCAttcaaatttctcaaaattctaCACAAAGCAttcaaatttctcaaaattcagCTCAATAGCTAAAACAAATTaatcacaattaaaaaaattaagaaaaacaagaGAGCAACTTTAGAATTACCTGTTTAGAATCACCTTCAAGATTAAGATTAGCTGAGTAGCGATCCTCCAAAgcctctctcctccctctcttgCAACACACGTAGTAGTGCCCTTCTCTATCTGACTCCACCACCTCTCTCCTCCCCGCCGTCGACGGCGTCGGCGGAGCAGTCCCATATCCCGAGGACACCACTGGAATACAAAGCTTCGCCGGCCTCTTCCTCTTCAGCTGCGTCACTGGAGACCCCGGACCCGAGCACGACAACCCGCTCGGCGGCTTCGGGATCCGAATCCGAAACGGCGAAGACGGTGAAGATGGAGACGAACACGAAGCCAATCCCGCCGGTGATGACGCCGACGGCGGCGGAGCTAAAGTCAGGGTTTCTGGGGCCGAAGTGATCATGGAGGATTTGTTGCAGAACAGAGACGACGGCGGGGAAAACACCGGCGAGCTGGCCACTGCGACGGAGCACGACATATCGTTTCTCCTTTTCGGCTTTGTTTTTCCGGTTAAAAAATTGTGccgtttgttctttttttttcttcttcttcctgtaACGATTTTTCTGCGTTTTGTTTGGATGAAGAGAAAAAATGGAGAGAATTCTGGAATATATAGGTGGCTCCTCCGAGTGGGGTGGGGTCTTAGTCATTTTCCGTGTTTGTGGGGCCCTCCATGGCTATTTTTAAACATTGTTTTGACCAGTGATTTGGGGCACTATTTTTGAAATGTCGGTTTTACCCTTCATTGGATTTGCTTTGACTTTTAGTCATTACTTGAGATTGGACGTCGACGAACTCCAAGTAATTTTCTTCTAAAATTTAGTGAGAAGTTCGGATTTGTTATTAATTACGTTCAAGGTTTGTTAAcatgttattttaatttaatttatttttattagtatTAGAATTTACATTTATTAAACAAATGAATACTACCAACTAGTTattatgtacattttttttcattattattttacAGTAGCAATGGGTACTTAATTAAAGTTTATAGTTTGTTAGCTCCACTCTATGAGTTATACCACATATttataccactaattttctatCTCGTTCTTTTGGTGACAATAGTTCATTTTTAATGTTAAAACAATTCATTTCATTTTATCTTAACAAGACTATGAGCTCTTTTGAAAGTACtattaaaatgactgaaagagTTTTTAAAAAGATGGTTTTTAGTTTCAAATGCACTTGAAATGCTTTTTGCAAGAAACACCCGTTATATGCTTCTTCCAAATTTATTTGCACTTTACTAAGAATTAGTTCCAAAaatgttttcagtcattttgaaagcacttccaaacgatcTCTATAcgttttgaaaatcaaattaaattaatattatctAAGTAAATTATGGTTCTAGATTTTTGGATATAACATTCTCCAAACCTAACCAATTTGAATATATATTCAAAACAATTTGTTTATAGATATTGTTATAGTTGGCTATGTTTGTCTAATTTTACAAGCATTTTACCGTTCAGTGGAGTTTAACCCTGCAGGGGCAAAACCGTCCGATCAGAACCGGGTGCCCCGCCCCAAATCGGATGAGGACCGGCGCGCGAGtgtgaaaaagataaaaaaggaGATATTTAAGTGGTCATACACGTTATTTAATTTCAATACGGTGTTTGACTTCTTACTAGCTAAGCTAAGCTAATGCTGTCACTGTGGGCCCCCacgctctccctctctcccttatTGCTGGTTTTATGAGCTTCTGCGAAGTTACCGTTGTGAACGCATTCTCTTACGTACAATGCTCTCGTCGTTATTTCGATtatttttgtgaggattttaagAATTCTTAGATTTTGTacatttattgtatatcgtacgatcagttttcatcagatactattcatctttaattttaaataaaaatatttaaaataattttttaacgcacgatatatgatgaatggACACGATTTAAAAATTTCTAGAATCCCTCCAGAAAGAATAAGGAGAAGATCCTCAGTGGGAGGAGCTGACAGGGATGTGAATGAGACACGACCGTTGGGAAACTGGGCGCGATTACAAACGGCCAACATGTAAAACTTCGAAATTCCGATTCTGCCCTTTTTTCAGGTGTGATTTTATTCAGAAACGGTGCCACCGCGTTGTTTAAAAATCTTAATTTGTTGCATAACCCAATTGAATTGTTCCACGTAACCCAATTGAATTGTTCCATGTAACCCAATTGAATTGTTCCACGTAACCCAATTGAATTGTTCCACGTAACCCAATTGAATTGTTCCACGTAACCCAATTGAATTGTTCCATGTAACCCAATTGAATTGCCCCACGTAACCCAATTGAATTGCTCCACGTAACCCCAATGGAATTGCTCCACGTAACCCAATCGAATTGCTACACGTATTGTTCTAAATACACTCTTTCTTGCTGGACTAAACACTCAATTACAACCCGTTGACAATTTTCTCTTTCAAACTAAGCACACCGTTCACATTCTTCATTATAGAAGATAGATCTTTGAAATTTTTCATGTTAGTTCACATTCCCGGCATggtcttgattttttttttcctttttcttatcTACACTAAAATT is a genomic window containing:
- the LOC137715710 gene encoding probable protein phosphatase 2C 25 → MSCSVAVASSPVFSPPSSLFCNKSSMITSAPETLTLAPPPSASSPAGLASCSSPSSPSSPFRIRIPKPPSGLSCSGPGSPVTQLKRKRPAKLCIPVVSSGYGTAPPTPSTAGRREVVESDREGHYYVCCKRGRREALEDRYSANLNLEGDSKQAIFGIFDGHGGAKAAEFAAENLSKNILDEVARRGGDEIEEAVKHGYLNTDSDFLKEDFRGGSCCVTALITNGNLVVSNAGDCRAVLSSGGAAEALTSDHRPSREDEKARIDNLGGYVDLCHGVWRIQGSLAVSRGIGDRHLKQYVTPEPETKVLRIKPEHEFLIMASDGLWDKVSNQEAVDIVRPSCLGTDGQPLVACKKLIELSTSRGSFDDISVMVVQLRPYLWFSA